Part of the Mycolicibacterium thermoresistibile genome, ACATGCTCAAGCGCTACCACAAGGGGCTGAACCAGTCGCTGGTGATCCTGCCGCAGGGCGCGGCGATCGCCCAGACCACGACGGCGCCGTTCCCGGGCGAGGCGCTGCTGCACCTCGCGCTGGGCATCAACATCCCGCCGCCGTGTCTGACCGGGTTCCTGCCGCCGTCGCAGTGGCGCTCGCCGGCCGACACCTCACCGCAGCCGCTGCCGGAGGGTACCTACTGCAAGATCCCGAAGGACACCCAGGGCAATGTGGTGCGCGGTGGCCGCAACTATCCGTGTGTGGATGTGCCGGGTAAGCGGGCGGCGACGCCGCGGGAGTGCCGCAGCGACGAGCCGTACGTGCCGCTGGGCACCAACCCCTGGTACGGGGATCCGAACCAGATCCGCAACTGCCCGGCTCCCGGCGCGCGTTGTGATCAGCCCGTCGATCCCGGCAAGGTGATCCCTGCGGAGTCGGTGAACAACGGCATGAACCCGTTGCCGGCCGACCGGCTGCCCGGTCCGGTCCCGCCGGTCAGCGATCCGCTGACCCCGCCTGGGCCGTCGGGCATGGTCGAGTGCAGTGGACAACAACCCAACCCCTGCATCTACACTCCCGCACCAGGGACGGCCATCTACAACCCGGCCAGCGGTGAAGCGGTCGGCCCGGACGGTGTGAAGTACTCCGTCAGCAACTCGAGCAACCCAGGAGACGACGGATGGAAGGAGATGCTGGCACCCGCCGGCTGAACCGCACCACCGATGCTGATGACGCGCCTGGCGAGTCGCTGGCAGGAGACCCGACCGACGTAACCGAACCGAGCACCCAGACACCCGAACCACCCGCCGAGGAGCGGCGGCCGTCCCGGCTGAGCGGCACCTGGGTCGCCGGCATCTGCGCGGCGCTGGTGGTGGGGGCCGCGGGCCTGGCGGCCGGCGGGTATCTGGCGTGGCGGTCCCATGAGCGCAGCGTCGACATCGCCCGCATCGAGGCGGCGGCACTGGAGGCCGCCAAGGACTGTGTCGCCGCCACCCACGCCCCCGACGTCGAGTCGATGGCCACCAGCCAGGCCAAGATCATCGAGTGTTCCACCGGCGACTTCGCGGTGCAGGCCAACCTGTACAGCGGCATGCTGGTCGATGCCTACCGCGTCGCCGACGCGTCGGTGCAGGTGTCGGACATGCGGGCCGCGGTGGAACGGCACCATGACGACGGCGTGGTCGACGTGCTGGTGGCGATGCGGGTGAAGGTCACCAACACCGCGGCCGCCGATCAGGAGCACGGCTACCGGCTGCGGGCGCAGATGGCGCCGGAGGACGGCACGTACAAGGTCGCCAGATTGGACACGGTCACCTCGTGACGGCGGTGCTGGACTCGTCGACCGACAACCGGCCGGTGGAGCCCGCGGCCCGGTTGGCGTCCTGGCCGGCCCGGGCCGGCGCGCTGGCGGTCGACGTGCTGCCCGGCCTGGGGGCGGTGGCGTCGCTGCTGCCGTGGATCCTGGCCGGCCCGCGGATCGGCTGGCCGTGGTGGGTCTGCACGGTGGCGGCCGCGGTGGTGACGGTGGCGGTGCTGGTCAACCGGTGGTTGCTGCCGACCCTGACCGGATGGAGCCTGGGCCGGGCGCTGCTGGGTGTGCGGGTGGTCCGCAGCCGGGACGGGGCGGCCGCCGGGCTGGGCCGGTTGGTGCTGCGCGACCTGGCGCATCTGCTCGACACCGGGGCGGTGTTCATCGGGTGGCTGTGGCCGCTGTGGGACCGTCGCAACCGCACCTTCGCCGATCTGCTGGCGCGGACCGAGGTGCATCAGCTGGAGCGGCCCCGCGCCGCGGGCCGGCGGGATCCGCGGCGGTGGACCGTCGTCGTGCTGGTCGCCACGGTGCTGCTGTCGGTGGCCGGGGCGGTGTTCGGGTACCTCACCGTGTACCGCCCGCAGCAGCAGACCGACGCGGCGCGGGCCGAGATCGCCGAGCAGGGCCCGCGCATCGTCGAACAGATGCTGAGCTATCAGGCCGACACCATCGACGAGGACTTCACCCGCGCCCGGTCGCTCACGACCGAGCGCTACCGCGAACAGTTGGCCGCCGAACAGCAGGCGGTGAAACTGACCGAACCCACCACCAACGACTACTGGGCGGTGAGCAGCGCGGTGCTGTCGAACACCCGGGACGAGGCGGCCATGCTGCTGGCCATGCAGGGGCAGCGCGGCGCCACCCCGGAGGAGCAGAAATTCATCACCGCCACGGTGCGGGTGGAGTTCAAGAAGTCCCCGGAGGGGCAATGGCAGGTCGACGCGCTGACGGTGCTGAAGCGCCCGTACCTCGGTGAGGATCAGCCGTGAGTCCACGCCGCCGCATCACGGCCGACGAGCACCGCGATGTCCTCGACCTCTCCCACGCCCGGCCGCGTCCCCGGTGGCGCTGGGGGCCGGCGGTGTTGTCGGCGCTGGCGGGCCTGCTCGTGGTGGCGGCGATCGCGGCCAGCACCTACATGGTGGTCCAGTACGAGAGTGACCGCCGCGCCGCGCTGCGCGACGCGTCCGCGCTGGGCTACGTGCGGGGTTTCATGACGGCGTACACGTCGCTGGATCCGTTCAACGCCAACGACTATGCGGACCGCATTCTGGAACACGGCACCGGCGAGTTCGCCGCCATGTACCGGGAGAAGATGAACCAGATCGTGATCCGGGTGGCGCAGTCCGAACCGACGACCGGTGAGGTGCTGGAGGCGGGCGTGCAGCGCTGGTACGAGGACGGCAGCGCCGACGTCCTGGTCGCCACCAAGATCAGCAGCACCATGCCGGACGGGGAGACCACGGTGGAGAGCGGAAGCCGTTGGGTCGTCACGGTTATCGAGGAGGGGCAGCAGTGGAAGATCAGCAAGCTGATCCAGGTGTATTGACACCAGATCCGGGGCCCGGCGCCGACTCGGATGACACGTCGACCGCCCGGCGGGTACCGGTCGGGAAACGCAAGCGCGCCCGGGGCTCCGAGACCGCTCCGGTGGATGACGACGCCGCCGCCGAGGCCGTCGAGGAACTCGAGGCGGCGTTGGCGGTCGACCTCCCACCGGGCGTGGAGGAACCGGAACCAGGCCCAGAACCCGCCGACTCCCCGGACTCCGCCGACTCCGGGGAGGGGCCGGTGCCGGGTGTGCACCGCCCGGCCGGCCGGCGCTGGTTGATCGCGGCGGCCGCGGCGGCCGTGGTGTTCGTCGCGGCGGGCGGTTTCGCCGGCGCGATGGTGCAGCCGTACCTCGCGGACCGGGCGCTGGTGGCCACGAAAATGGAGGTGGCCCGCACCGCCGCCGAGGCGATCACCACGTTGTGGACCTACACCCCCGAGGACATGGAGGATCTGCCGAACCGGGCAGACAAGTACCTGTCCGGGGACTTCTCCGATCAGTACCGCCGGTTCATCGACGCGATCGTGGTGTCGAACAAACAGTCGCAGGTGACCAACAACACCGAGGTGGTCGGCACCGCGGTGGAGTCGATCTCGCCGACCGAGGCCACCGCGATCGTCTACACCAATTCCGTCGCCACCAGCCCGGTCACCAAGAACATCCCGTCGCTGCGGTATCTGTCGTACCGGCTGACGATGGAGCGCAAGAACTCCGAGTGGCTGATCAACCGCATGACCGCGATCACCCAGTTGGACCTGACCCCGCAGTTGTAGGTGTTCCACGTGGAACCGCGGGGCTAGCGGAGCCGAGCGATGGCCGTCGCATCACCTGTCACGCCGCGGCTCACCGTGCTCGCCCTGCTGCTGATGACCTTCGCCACCGGGCTGGTCGACGCTGTCAGCGTGTTGGTGCTGGGACATGTGTTCGTCGCCAACATGACCGGTAACGTGATCTTTCTGGGGTTCTGGTTCGTCCCGACCTCCGGGGTGGACCTGACCGCGGCGGTGGTCGCCTTCCTCGCGTTCCTGGTCGGGACCGTCATCGGCGGACGGCTGGCCCGTCACCTCGCCCACCATGTCCGCGGTTGGATCACCTCCGCGCTGTGCGTGGAAACCGTTCTGCTGCTAGCGTTGTCGGCGCTCGCCGGAGCAGGGTGGCTCGACTATCACAACGACCAGAAATTCATCCTGATCGCCGGGCTGGCCGTCGCGTTCGGATTGCAGAACGCCTCTGCACGCAGGTTCGGCATCCAGGAGCTGAGCACCACGGTGTTGACGTCGACGATCGTCGGCATCGGTTTCGACAGCCGACTCGCCGGCGGCACCGGGAAGCGCGAAAAGCTCCGCTACACCGTGGTTCTCACCATGCTGGGGGGAGCGATGGTGGGCGCCACGATGACCCTGGTGACCGTCGCGCCGGTGATCGCCCTGGCCGCGGCGTTCGTGGCCGTCAGCGCCGCGATCTTCTGGTCGGGACCCTCGCCGACCTCGGAGAATGATCTGTGACACACCCGGCATCAACGGAATTCGTCAAACATCATCCCTCGGCGCCGCCCGGGTACTTCGCCTGGGAGGCAGCCGGCTTGCGGTGGCTGGCCGTGGACGGCGGGGTGCGGTGCGCACGGGTCATCGATGTCGACGACGAGTCACTGACGCTGGAGCGGCTGACCTCGGTGCCGGCGACCCGTGCGGCAGCGCGCGAATTCGGCGCGCGTCTCGCCCACACGCACCACGCCGGTGCCGACGCGTTCGGTATCGGACCGGAAAACTGGTCGGGCCACGGGTTTTTCGGCCCGCTGTCGCAGCCGTTGCCGATGTCGTTGACGGCTCACGACAGTTGGGGTGAGTTCTATGCCCTCGAGCGGCTGGAACCCATGGTCGGCATGGCGGCGGCGCGGTTGAGCGGTGCGGCACGGGACTCCCTGGACCGGGTGACGGCGTGGTGTCTGGACGGGCGCTTCGATGACGATGACCCGCCGGCGCGGTTGCACGGGGACCTGTGGAGCGGGAACGTCATGTGGACCCCGGACGGGGTGGTGCTCATCGATCCGGCGGCGCACGGCGGCCACCGGGAGACCGATCTGGCGATGCTGGCCCTGTTCGGCTGCCCCTATCTGGACGAGGTGCTGGCCGGCTATCAGTCGGTGCGGCGGTTGCGCGACGGTTGGCCCGACCGCGTCGCGCTGCATCAGCTGTTCCCGCTGCTGGCCCATGTGGTGTTGTTCGGTGGCGGGTACGCCGAGCAGGTCGAGGTTGCATCCGCAAAAGTCGTGCGTACGTTCAGCTAACATAAGCGTGCTTAGCATCCGATGCGCTTCAGGAGGCTTCCGCGCGCCCGCGGCGGCTCGCCGTGTCCGGGCCGCCGCGGCCCGCCCTTCCCCCGACTGCCGGCGTGCCGGAATGATGAGGATGCGCTCACGGCAGGTCTCGCAACGCCACTGGCCAATGGCGGAACACCATATATAGAAATCACCGCAGTTCGCAGCGGTTCCACGCGAAGGCAGAGCGGCTACCGGCCTGGTAGGGCAAAAAGTCGAGCCGTTGCTTGAGAAAAGGAGATCGTTGCTTTCATGAAGTAATTAGCTCGGGCTCGGCATCGCGGCAGGATGGCGGCGGTGGACGCCATAGCTGTTATCCGGGTCACAATCTGACGCGTAGGGATATTTACTCGGCAAGACTTTCAGCAACGTCACAAAGCTGCTACCTTCCCTGAGACCAAGCTGAGAATCCGGGGAGGGTCCGATGTCGAAGCACCGCAGACGGAGTCGCCGGTCGAAAAAGGTCGCGGCGCTGGGAGCGGCCACCGCAACCGCCACCGCGTTGACCGTCACGGTCACACCGGCCCCCGAACCGCGCGCAGCGGTGCGGACGATGGCCGACGGCGTCAATCCGGCGGCGCATCCGCTGCTGCTGATTCCCGAGGTGGAGCTCGTCGAGCTCACCCCCGAGGTCCTCGACACGCTGAAGAACGCCGACCCGGAACAGCAGAAGCGGGCACTCAGCGCGCTCAACCCCGAACAGCTCGGTGCGGTGGTCGAGGCGCTCGGACCCGACGCCGCGGGCGTGGTGGGCAACCTGGCGATCTTTCCCGGCATCGACCTGATCGGCGGTCTCCTCGACCTCATCAAGGACCTGACCGGTCTGGATCTCTTCAACGAGCTGAAAGACCTGAATCCGCTCGAGCTGGCGGGTGTCCTGCTCTCGCTCGAACCGGGCGATCTGCTGTCCAAGTTGGGCTCCATGGAGGTGGCGCAGCGGTTCGAGGTGCTCAGCAACCTGAATCCCGCGCATCTGGCAGATTTGCTCCGCAATCTCAACCCCGGGGACCGGTCCACGCTGCTGGGCCAACTGCTGCCCGAGCAGGTGGGTCAGCTGCTGGCCACGGTCGCCCCGGCCGATCTCGCCAGCCTGATCGGCGGGCTGACGGAATCGCAACTCATCGAAGTGGTCAGGGAACTGGCGGACACCTCCCGCCTGGCTCCGCTGCTCGCGCAACTGACCGCCCTCGACCTGCTGGGCATGCTGAATCAGCTGACCGGACAGGACCTGATCGAAGTCGTGCAGGCGGCGCCGGCGGACACCTTGTCGGCGGTCCTCGCCGACCTCGACGCGGCCCTGCTGTTCCAGGTGCTCTCCGCGCTCGACCCCGTGCCGCTGGGGGATGTGTTGCGGCGGCTCGAAACCGCGCAGCTTGCTCAGGTGCTGGGCACTCTGGACAACGCGGGCGATCTGTTCGCCGTGCTCGCTGTCCTGGAGTCGGCGGATCTTGCGACACTGCTCAACCGGCTCGAGCCCGAGGATCTGACCGACCTGCTCAACAGCCTGGACTCCGTCCAGGTCGGGCAGCTGCTGTCCGGACTGTCCGCACCGGCGCTGGCCGGACTGCTGAGCACGTTGACACCGGAACAGCTGAACGCGACCGTCGGCGCGCTCGGCGACGGATTGCCCGCGCTGGTCGAAGCGCTGACCCTGGTGCAGCTGCGGCACCTGCTCACCACGCTCGACCCGGAACTGCTGCCGGACGTCCTGGCCCGCGTCGCACCCGTCGACCTCGCCGCGGTGCTGCCGAATCTCGACGCCCTGCAGCTGAACAGGGTGATCGGCGCGATCGACCAGGACTCCCTGCCCGGTCTGCTCAACCTGCTGAGCCAGGCACAACTCGTCGGGGTGCTGGCCGACGCCGACCTGGAATACGTTGCGCGGCTGGTCGGGGCGGCCCAGCCCGGCGCGCTGGCCGGTGCCCTGACCGGGCTGACCGACACCCGGTTGGCCGCTGTGCTCGCCGAGCTGATCGACACCGACCGGCTGTCGGATGTGCTCCTCCGGCTCGACGGCGACGGGCTCACCCAGCTGTTGACCACGGTGGGGGAGGGACAACAGCTGGCGGCCGTCGTCGAGGCGGTGCGGCCCGCATCCCTCGCCGCCGTGCTGTTCGATCTCGACAGCCAGCACCTGAACCGGGTGCTGGCCGCCGCCGGTGCGACCCAACTGGTCGACCTTCTCGATCTGCTCACCCCGGCCCAGTTGCGGGATCTGCTCAGCACCGCCGAGATCGAGCAGCTGCAACGCCTCATCGACGCCGCCGACGACGGTGCGCTCGCCAACACGGTGGCCCTCCTCGACAGCGTGGCCCTTCTCCACGTGTTGGAGCGGCTCGACGACCGCCGGCTCGACGCCGTGCTGCGCGGTCTGTCGACCACCGAACTGGCCGCCGTGCTCGCCACGGCCGAAGACGTGCAGCTGACCCGCGTCCTCGGGTTGGCCGGCCCGGCAGCGCTGGGCGCGGCGCTCGGACAGCTCGACAGCGACCGGCTGGCGTCGATCCTGAACGCGATCGGTGACAACGAACTGGCGGCGGCGCTCAACACGCTGACCGCCGAACAGCTGAAGACGTTGCTCGGCAACGTCTCGGAGGGCGACCTGGAGCGGGTGCTGGACGCCGTCAGCCCCGGTGGCCTGGCCGAGCTCATCGCGGGCTGGCCCATCGGTGACCTCCCCGGTCTGCTGCGGGGCCTGGACGACGCCGAACTGGTCGGGGCGCTGGCCGGCCTGACCGTCGAGGAGCTGGCCAGGGTTCTGGGGATCGGGGATGAGGCCGAACTCGCGCGCGTCGTCGCCTTGGCCCAGGTGGGCACCCTCGCGTCGGCGCTGGGCCTGCTGGACGAGCAGCAACTCAGCGGGGTGATCGCCGAACTCGCCGCCGGCGATGCGCTCGGCGACGTGCTGCGCAGCCTCAGTGTCGACGAGCTCACCGATCTGGTCACCCGTATCGAGGGCGGAACGCTGCAGACCGTGGTGAACGCCGTCGCCCCGAATGCGCTCGGCGCGGTCCTGGTCGAACTCGACGCGGGCGAACTACGGCAGGTGCTCGACGCGCTCGGCGACGCCGAACTGACCGCTGCGGTGAAGTCCCTCAGCACCGCCGAACTGGTCGGGCTGCTCGACGTTGTCGCATCCGACCAACTCGGCACGGTGCTCGGGGTCGTCGAACCGGCCGCCCTGGCCGCCGCCCTCGCCGAACTCGACGGGCCGTTGCTGGGTGCCGTGCTCGGCGGGATCGACGCCGAGGAGCTGCCGGCTGTCCTGGGCAATCTCACCACCGATGCGTTGGCCGGTGTGCTCACCGCCGTCGACTCGCAGCTGCTCCCGACGGTGCTCGACGCGGTCGCCCCCGAAGCGCTCGCCGGCGTCCTGGGCAGCCTGTCCGCCGACGAGCTCACCCGGGTGCTCGACAATCTCGACGACCTCGAACTCGGCCGGGTGCTCGACGAACTCACCCGCACCGAGCTGACCCAGCTGCTGCAGACCGCCGAGGGGGACGTGCTGACGCGGCTGGTCACCACGGCCGCGCTCGACGACCTCGCGTTCGCCCTGGTCGGCCTGGATCCCCAGCAGCGGGTGGCGGTGGTGTCCGAACTCATCGGCACCGGACGTCTGATCGACGTGCTGGGTGTCCTCAGCGCGGCCGAGTTGACCGACGTGTTGACCAAGTTGCCGGACGGCGAACTGGAGTCGCTGCTGAGCGGACTGACCGGCACCGAGCTGCTCGGGGTGTTGGGGCAGCTCAACCCGGCGCAGCTGGCCGATGTGCTCGACAACCTCGACCGCGGTGTCGTCGCCGAGCTGCTCGCCACCCTGCAGCCGGGCGACCTGGCCGGGCTGCTGCCCGATCTGGTGCCCGACGTCCTGGACGCGGTGGTGGAGCAACTGCAGCTCACCGGCCAGCTGGGCGCGGTGCTCGGCGAACTGCCCATCACCGATCTGCAGTACGTGCTGAGCCTGGTGGACGAGGATCTGCTGGCCGGGGTCGTCGAGGTGATCGATCCGGCTGTCCTGGCCGGCACGCTGCTCGGCCTGGACGAGGGGCTGGTCGCCCAGATCTTCGCCACACTCGACAACGCCGACATCGCCGCGGTGCTGGCCGCACTCGATCCCGCGGATCGACTGGAGA contains:
- a CDS encoding RDD family protein → MTAVLDSSTDNRPVEPAARLASWPARAGALAVDVLPGLGAVASLLPWILAGPRIGWPWWVCTVAAAVVTVAVLVNRWLLPTLTGWSLGRALLGVRVVRSRDGAAAGLGRLVLRDLAHLLDTGAVFIGWLWPLWDRRNRTFADLLARTEVHQLERPRAAGRRDPRRWTVVVLVATVLLSVAGAVFGYLTVYRPQQQTDAARAEIAEQGPRIVEQMLSYQADTIDEDFTRARSLTTERYREQLAAEQQAVKLTEPTTNDYWAVSSAVLSNTRDEAAMLLAMQGQRGATPEEQKFITATVRVEFKKSPEGQWQVDALTVLKRPYLGEDQP
- a CDS encoding YoaK family protein, with the translated sequence MAVASPVTPRLTVLALLLMTFATGLVDAVSVLVLGHVFVANMTGNVIFLGFWFVPTSGVDLTAAVVAFLAFLVGTVIGGRLARHLAHHVRGWITSALCVETVLLLALSALAGAGWLDYHNDQKFILIAGLAVAFGLQNASARRFGIQELSTTVLTSTIVGIGFDSRLAGGTGKREKLRYTVVLTMLGGAMVGATMTLVTVAPVIALAAAFVAVSAAIFWSGPSPTSENDL
- a CDS encoding fructosamine kinase family protein produces the protein MTHPASTEFVKHHPSAPPGYFAWEAAGLRWLAVDGGVRCARVIDVDDESLTLERLTSVPATRAAAREFGARLAHTHHAGADAFGIGPENWSGHGFFGPLSQPLPMSLTAHDSWGEFYALERLEPMVGMAAARLSGAARDSLDRVTAWCLDGRFDDDDPPARLHGDLWSGNVMWTPDGVVLIDPAAHGGHRETDLAMLALFGCPYLDEVLAGYQSVRRLRDGWPDRVALHQLFPLLAHVVLFGGGYAEQVEVASAKVVRTFS
- a CDS encoding magnesium transporter MgtE N-terminal domain-containing protein, which translates into the protein MSKHRRRSRRSKKVAALGAATATATALTVTVTPAPEPRAAVRTMADGVNPAAHPLLLIPEVELVELTPEVLDTLKNADPEQQKRALSALNPEQLGAVVEALGPDAAGVVGNLAIFPGIDLIGGLLDLIKDLTGLDLFNELKDLNPLELAGVLLSLEPGDLLSKLGSMEVAQRFEVLSNLNPAHLADLLRNLNPGDRSTLLGQLLPEQVGQLLATVAPADLASLIGGLTESQLIEVVRELADTSRLAPLLAQLTALDLLGMLNQLTGQDLIEVVQAAPADTLSAVLADLDAALLFQVLSALDPVPLGDVLRRLETAQLAQVLGTLDNAGDLFAVLAVLESADLATLLNRLEPEDLTDLLNSLDSVQVGQLLSGLSAPALAGLLSTLTPEQLNATVGALGDGLPALVEALTLVQLRHLLTTLDPELLPDVLARVAPVDLAAVLPNLDALQLNRVIGAIDQDSLPGLLNLLSQAQLVGVLADADLEYVARLVGAAQPGALAGALTGLTDTRLAAVLAELIDTDRLSDVLLRLDGDGLTQLLTTVGEGQQLAAVVEAVRPASLAAVLFDLDSQHLNRVLAAAGATQLVDLLDLLTPAQLRDLLSTAEIEQLQRLIDAADDGALANTVALLDSVALLHVLERLDDRRLDAVLRGLSTTELAAVLATAEDVQLTRVLGLAGPAALGAALGQLDSDRLASILNAIGDNELAAALNTLTAEQLKTLLGNVSEGDLERVLDAVSPGGLAELIAGWPIGDLPGLLRGLDDAELVGALAGLTVEELARVLGIGDEAELARVVALAQVGTLASALGLLDEQQLSGVIAELAAGDALGDVLRSLSVDELTDLVTRIEGGTLQTVVNAVAPNALGAVLVELDAGELRQVLDALGDAELTAAVKSLSTAELVGLLDVVASDQLGTVLGVVEPAALAAALAELDGPLLGAVLGGIDAEELPAVLGNLTTDALAGVLTAVDSQLLPTVLDAVAPEALAGVLGSLSADELTRVLDNLDDLELGRVLDELTRTELTQLLQTAEGDVLTRLVTTAALDDLAFALVGLDPQQRVAVVSELIGTGRLIDVLGVLSAAELTDVLTKLPDGELESLLSGLTGTELLGVLGQLNPAQLADVLDNLDRGVVAELLATLQPGDLAGLLPDLVPDVLDAVVEQLQLTGQLGAVLGELPITDLQYVLSLVDEDLLAGVVEVIDPAVLAGTLLGLDEGLVAQIFATLDNADIAAVLAALDPADRLEIITGLTGSILEGLTGDELAAVLAGLDADQLETLLGLIDLDLIPDLIIGLPLDELIDLLPLLDAVQLAEVLGQLKLDELVQVLGALDPLDLVAVLTRLDLEDLTDLLATLGADTLTDLLGGLGADALADLLSGLDPSALVDLLGALDPRDLTDLLGILDPGILTDLLDGLDLSVITEVIDLLNLAGLVELLDNVGLTDLLDLIGGDLGDLLDDLLGLLPGLTDELGVNLITTGPPFSLLRLVGVDVGWVPAFPSQIADAINGTDYLSVLGLANVRIPIVVGFGLGAFAAGLAYGSVVNALPSQPGGLQDSNPLASSVTLLPMILLRNPGRANGGLFARLDPLAQLFGFSTRTPDFELENSDGLLTGATLLPIKIDAAVEYDILSDFPAWPNPFSLLNSLMGMLFPTYMLRGLDLGALLPQLGVTLEELLDDPAAINRYTTMPANTLPLLEPLYLFTDVLSIVLGRPIANPLANALAPALSILVNLGYTDVDPEDGYDRLLDQAGVPTGFFTLPNLTLEQWLRVPLDVFNALVAGFYKEFFSGNPTPATPNAIEGLLGVLDLVDDLPGLGDLPIGNVFATEDGGVQTLGDIAESLVSGEDADLSGELPDLGLPDVAGKLPELDEAQLLSLDDPGVESTLDRELTLTAEAPDGDPGGDSAPASGEEGVVEGSDGLDLTDGGLDTVETDIDDAAAGDDDASDTDGELESLELVDISPGPDTGGAAIGNGRHTRGVNRNQANDATRQAAEAIAETRDALRQRSGTDDETGPAGTGADAPSSLAGAAATGTSANAGAGAETE